The sequence below is a genomic window from Cucumis melo cultivar AY chromosome 5, USDA_Cmelo_AY_1.0, whole genome shotgun sequence.
GAGTAGTGAGGTTTTTGCTCTCTTTGATGATCTTTTTTTGCTCTCTGGTGGTGAGGCTGTTTATTTTGGGGAAGCCAAAATGGCTGTACAGGTATGCAAACTTGCAGGGTTTTTGCCTTCCAACTATTTGATCTTTTGCTCACTTGTAATTTTGGGTTGGTTTATCTGTTTCTGTAGTTTTTTGCTGAAGCTAATTTTCCGTGTCCAAGTAGAAGGAATCCATCTGATCACTTTCTTCGTTGTATAAATTCGGATTTCGATATCGTTACGGCGACACTCAAAGGGTCTCTAAGAATTCGAGTAAGAAGAAGTTTTGAATTGTAAATGAGTCCAATGGGGTACTGGTGGATCGAATTTCCATTTTCTGTTGTATGGTTCTTTCATATGTGCCTCTATTTACGACATTGAATTTGCAGGACATCCCAGAATCATCAGACCCTTTCATAAATTTGGCAACAGCTCAAATCAAGTCGATGCTTGTTGAAAAATATAGGAGCTCAAAGTATGCAAGTAGGGTGAAGGCAAGAATTCGAGAAATATCCACCATTGTAAGCATGATTCCGTTGCCTTAAGTTCTCAAGCTATTTACGGCACATAATAATATCACCTTATTAGAAGTTGTAGGCGTTTGAAGTTGCATGAATTGTATGAACAAGCAATTTTGGAACAAATTGTATgaacagtttcatgttttccAGGAGGGACTTGAAGTTGAGAATGAAAAAGGAGACAAAGCTAGTTGGTTCAAGCAGCTCTCGACATTGACCCGTCGATCATTCGTGAATATGTGTAGGGACGTGGGGTATTATTGGCTAAGGATAATTATCTATGTGATAGTCTCCTTATGTGTTGGTACCATCTACTTTAATGTTGGAACAAGTTACACTGCAATCTTTGCCCGAGGAGCCTGTGGTGCATTTATAACTGGCTTCATGACATTTATGACTATTGGTGGCTTTCCATCTTTCATTGAGGAAATGAAGGTAAAACATCTGACACTGGAAAAGAAAGCTTTTCTTTCAAGAGTTCCCTCAAGCTTGGCCTTGacgattttttgtttttctgcAGATGTTTTACAGAGAAAGGCTCAATGGTTACTATGGAGTTACAGTGTTTATATTATCAAACTTTATCTCTTCTTTCCCGTTCTTGGTTTCGATCTCAGTTGTTTCTGGCACCATCACCTTCTACATGGTGAAATATCGGCCGGAGTTCTCCCGCTACCTATTCTTCTGCCTCAATATCTTTGGCTGCATTTCTGTAATAGAAGGGTTGATGATGGTTGTGGCTTCATTGGTTCCAAACTTCCTAATGGGAATTATAACAGGCGCTGGAATCATTGTAAGAACTCAATAAACCTTGTTGATCAGAGGCCAAAACCTGTGtatctttttcatattttatgtTTTGCATTTCCAATGTATAACTTGCATGTTTCCCCTTTTCCTCCAGGGCATAATGATGATGACCTCTGGCTTCTTCAGATTGTTGCCTGACCTTCCAAAGCCATTTTGGCGGTATCCAATCTCATATCTCAGTTATGGCTCTTGGGCACTACAGGTATCATCTTGCAATGCTTTTCAAATCCATATCCATTGGAGGATACTTTTGACCTCATTGATATAGAAAAGAATGTACAACTGAAATACTTGGAAATTTTATATGTCCAGCCACTCGTAGCTTCCGTGTCATGATGAAAATCGGATGgttcaattattatttaatgGACTATTAATATTCATTATGCAGGGTGCATACAAAAATGACTTGATCGGGCTCGAGTTCGACCCAATGATACCTGGAATGCCAAGGTTGAGTGGCGAGTATGTAATCACTAACATGTATGGGATTCCAATAAACCATTCCAAGTGGTGGGACTTAGCGGCTGTCATGCTCCTCATTCTTCTGTATCGAGTTCTCTTCTTTCTTGTCTTGAAACTCAAAGAAAGAGCTTCACCAATGCTGCAGACAATCTTTGCAAAGAAAACTCTGCAACATCTCCAGAGAAGGCCTTCCTTCCGAACAATACCTTCTATTTCCTCTAAGAGGCACCAACCTCTTCACTCACTTTCTTCACAAGAGGGCCTCAACTCTCCTCTCAACTAGAAGAGCCAAGAACAATAACTTGGACAACTTGTACCTATAACAATGTAACTTATAAGAGGTATGTAGGTAGCTGCAGATCCATGTGTCAAGGAAAGGGGAAAAAAAGGATATAgatggtaaatatttcaatTGAATTTCTTCAAATG
It includes:
- the LOC103491495 gene encoding ABC transporter G family member 15-like, whose translation is MEIEPAGGSHTHAGGGTDGLRRGEERGTYLVWEDLTVVLPNFTDGPTKRLLNGLRGYAEPGRIMAIMGPSGSGKSTLLDTLAGRLSKNVVMTGTILFNGKKRKLGYGDVAYVTQEDILLGTLTVRETISYSAQLRLPNSMTKDELDSIVDATILEMGLQDCADRLIGNWHLRGISGGEKKRLSVAVEILTRPRLLFLDEPTSGLDSASAFFVIQTLRNVARDGRTVVSSIHQPSSEVFALFDDLFLLSGGEAVYFGEAKMAVQFFAEANFPCPSRRNPSDHFLRCINSDFDIVTATLKGSLRIRDIPESSDPFINLATAQIKSMLVEKYRSSKYASRVKARIREISTIEGLEVENEKGDKASWFKQLSTLTRRSFVNMCRDVGYYWLRIIIYVIVSLCVGTIYFNVGTSYTAIFARGACGAFITGFMTFMTIGGFPSFIEEMKMFYRERLNGYYGVTVFILSNFISSFPFLVSISVVSGTITFYMVKYRPEFSRYLFFCLNIFGCISVIEGLMMVVASLVPNFLMGIITGAGIIGIMMMTSGFFRLLPDLPKPFWRYPISYLSYGSWALQGAYKNDLIGLEFDPMIPGMPRLSGEYVITNMYGIPINHSKWWDLAAVMLLILLYRVLFFLVLKLKERASPMLQTIFAKKTLQHLQRRPSFRTIPSISSKRHQPLHSLSSQEGLNSPLN